The DNA segment GGATGCTCACATACGTGCACAGCGTTAAGAACAGAGCTACAGCGCGTTCAATGCATGATGATGTAACGGCATGGAACCTCCAGATGTCACAGCAACAGCTGTTAGCGCTGTAGCTGCCCCCCTGCTGAGTTGAGGGTTCACCAAAAAGAGGACCAATCTCCTGGTTGCATATTTTACTGAATATTGGAAGATGACGATAATAAAACTTCATAAACTGTGTGTAAGAGCCAGTTTGTTGTTTGGGGCGTCGGGCCGCTCTCGATCAGGCCAAACGGTCAATGTGATCAGGAGGATCACATTGACCGTTGCTGGCTGGAACTAACGTGCGAAGATGTGTCATAACGTTTCATAACCAGGAGCAACGAATGTTATGATTTCTATTATTCTACTTCAGGGGAAACATGGAGTAAGACAGAATGCGGCGGTCTTCTGTTCATTGGAAACGGGACTTTTTGTTGTTTACTGCACGCGTCAAAACAGAGCAGGAAGCGACCAGCGACCCTACGGTCTGTTACTCCACTAGTATCCGCTGTAGCCCGTCCTCTCCTCGCCATGTTCACCAAAATACCCCCACAGCACACAGCTATGAGCACAAATAAAGTCAATAAATTACCTTAAATTCTGCTCCTACATTGCATCATAACTCAGCTATTTGCAAACTTTTGTTATACGCCAGGCTCCaagagtgacctttgacccacaaAACCTATTCAGTTCAGGTGGACCTTTGTACCACGTTGGAAGCGTCCCTCCGGGTCTCACTGAGACATCACGTTCACATGGATGAGCAGACGGTTGGCTGACCTGTTCTCTTGAGAAGGCAGTGAAGAGGGTCAAATGTCCCGTCTTCATCATGTCTTCCCAGTCGGATCTGAAGTAGAAGTCTTTGGACTCAGAGCGACAGCCAAAGAACAGGACGTTGGCTAAACAGCAGGAAGACGACAAGGACGCCGAAGCTGTCAAACCATGAGGAGTGATTGATGTATTTCTCTTTAGTCACGGAGGTAAAGCTCTCACCGTGTTTGCCCTCAGACATCCTTTCTTGTAAAGCTGACCTGAAGGGGGCCACTCCTGTTCCAGGTCCAACCATTACCACAGGGGTGTCTTTCGGTTTGGGGAACTTCAGAGAGCCCTTCTTTACCCACAGGGGCACAAAGACGTCCCCTGCAACACGTTCAATGGGACACACAAAAGGTCTTCTGTAAGGGGCTTAATGTCTCCATACTGCCACGGTGTTTAACGTCAAAGGGATACAGTGGTATTGGTACTTTTGGCGGTGTGGGAGGGGGCCGCAGTCCGGCCCTCCTGGaggctttgctttgctttacAGGCCTCACAAGGCTGTTATCCCTGTTGCCTGTCCACTTAATATACCTGCTGCGGCTTCCCTTGTGGAGGGGCCATTTAATTACTGCAATAAATGCACTCTTCGATAATATTCTAATTCATTAAAATGCTCTTGTATCTGATGATTTCATAAAATGCCTGTTTGACTTTTCCAGCCTCAGTATTTGGTGAAAGGATTGTAGAATGATGTCTTCTGACCACTCTAATGTCTCTAACACTACATGTCCTCATTGGCTCGTTCATGAGACAATCAAAATATATGCTCGGACATATACATGCAGCCAATCGGGGTGAAGCCCTCTGTGTAAACACGTGTTGGATGTGGTGAGAGACCTTGTGCAGGGTCCAGGGACGCTAACCAGGTGGAGCAGAGGCCTCTTCTGAGTTTATACATCTTGGTTTTGTAACGAACCACCGCTACCAGGATCTGCAGCCTGTGTGGGTGAACCTGTTGGGAGAGAAGGATTCATCATTCCACTCCACTCGATGAATTTACAGCTTTGCCTGAGGCCCTCAGGTATCTTTGCACAGGAGGAGACCAGCTACCTGGAGAGAGGAGGCGATGGAGAACGAGCGAGGCTGGATCGTAGGGAAGAGATCTAGGAGATAGTGGACTTTGATTTCTGCTGTGGTGTGAGGGAAATCTGCCAGGACCTGCAGCAGACGAGAGCACATGTTCACGGCTTTAAAACCTTGATGTGATTTTAGAACACAGAATCTTCGGTGTTTCCCTCCCAGACACTGATCCCCATCCGTCACCTCCAGCGCGGTGCGTCGGGGCCGGTTGCAGTAGCTGTGCAGCTCGTCTTGGCCTCCGGCGGAGCTGAACTCCAGCAGCTTCTGCTTCTCCGTCTCGTTGGAGGCGAAAGTAGACAGCAGCTCAAAGAAGGACCGGCGAGGCACGGCGGCGATGTCCAGGTGGCGCTCCACCAGATGGCGGATTGTACACGGCTGAGGGAGCGTGGCAGGAACTGAGGAGACAGGTTCGGGGTCATTATGTCCCGTCAGAAGTGTAATTATGctttaaaaccaacaaacaaatctAGAATGAAATGACAGTGTGTAAAGTGAAAGGGGTCAAAACTGCCACGAATGATTCATTCACATTGCAGCCTGTTTTTAGCCTCTTTTAGTTTCTTGCTTTGGAAGAACTTCCCTTTAGCAACATGCaaatgtcacacaggggaggaggagcgaAGGAAAAGAATCCTGTGCGATTAGTAAAAACAGAATCAgagcatttaaaataacacaataaatgtCTACAGTGGGAAACTGAAGTTGAGTTTTAATGATTTTTCAGTTATACGTTTCTATCAATGTGTGGATATAATATCCACACATTGCTTCCTATTGGACACTAGAACAAAGACTACAGAGGGGAGGTTCTCTCTCATCTTCTACCCCTTATCCAGGGTGGGGTtgcgcgcacgcacgcatgcacacctACCTACAGAGCAGTCTGTGGCCTTGAGAGTGAACATGGCCGCTGGATCTAATCTCAGTAGTTGACAGAGCTGCTGTACGTCCTCTGGCGAGTTACATGGAGGCATCACCACCACGTCACCAGCAGCAAACCTACATAGAAAACCAGGAGACCTTCTGATGAAACTACCTGCACCCTTTATTGAAAAGCTCTAGATAAGGAACACATCTTTTGACAAATTCAATACTCTAATCGCAGATTTAACACGAGCACACACACCACTTCTCAAAGGGAATCTACAGACACAATTTCATCATCTGATGTTTTTAATCatgcagcagtttttttttatcatttcagTGCACAAACATTGAATAACGGAACATTTAAGAGAAATTAGTATTGGCGCTGAATTCTTTTCTGGATATTCACCTATGCATTTGGCATGAATGTCAATGACAAAGTGTTTTACAGAAAAGTGACCGTGGCGCTAATTTAGTCAAGCTGACGTCAGATTATGAGGACGCGACGGATATTTAAAAGGAACTCTGTTACTCACTCAATGTTGGACGCTGTGATATCAAACTCCATGAGCCTCACATCCTGGAAGTGTGACGCGTCCGTTACTCTCCGGTTGGACACTAGTCTGGCAGGGAAGGGACGGGCCTGGGAGGGGAGGGTCGACTCTGTGGGAATCCGCAGCCTGTCATCGGTCTTCTCTTCCACATCATCCAGGAAGTGGAACGTGTATGTTGGGGGGAGCCTTTCGCCGGAGTTAAGCAAAAAAATTTAAAATTCACCCAAAACTAAACCCAAAAAGGAATTCAAAAATAACCAACTTCAAAATAATACTCACAGTTCATCTTCCCTCATTGGAATCACACCAGCCAAAGATGGGTACAGAGCAGACACTTTCTGCCAAAATGATGCGAGCCACGGGTCAATCACAGCATCGGACCTGTCCAAAGATGAGCAGATGAAACGTCCACCCTTCCTCCTGTTCCTGACTAATTTGTTAGCTAGACAGTTACAGAACACACCAAGTTGGTGAATAAAGCTGGCGCCGTCTGTGTCACCTGACTCCAGGTCAGCCATCCGCTAATTAAactgcaacagctgtgtttaaacCAGCTGTGTTTAAatcatatactgtgtatatgAAATACTCTGCACTAAGTCACGGTTAGGGTCTGTCTCCATCAGCAACACTTCACACACATCGACTTCAAGTTTCTCTTTAAATACCAATGTAGTTATTAGCAATCACTGTTGAGCTATTGGCCAATTTAGAGGAATAAATGAACTGTTTTGTAAACAAGAAGCTGCAGAGGGGATTTGAGAAGAGGATCTGTACAAAGAAGAAAGTAGAAAGTGTGCTACATAAACGCCCCCATGGGGGCGCTATTGCCTCGATCTGCATTTAAAACTGTTGCCAAGTAATATAGTAAtagttataataaatacaactattgctcaaaataaatcatttaaagtaAACATATCCGTTAAGTAGAAATGTATACAAATGTAAAGAGAACgtaaacaaactaaataaaaaggattGGAAGTATGATTGTGCGCCCATGGTTCTTACCCCAGGTCATGCTGGTCGTCTGACAGCccaacaggaagcagcatgcgGGCGCCCAGCTGCACGAGGCGCTTATGAAGCTTCTTGGCCACAAAATTAAACCTAATGGGGAATGTGGTCGACCATGAGTCCCCTTGGATGTGTACTGTGAGATGTGTGAAACTGGAATACTGACTTGGGGTAGGAGGAATCCCCCAGGCCCAGTACGGCACAGTCCAGGCGACTCAGGGAGGACGCGGGCAAAGACTTCCTAAAGACAAACCTCCAGAAGATCTGAGAAAAGTATGCACGCAGGTCAGCTGGTTCATCTCAATGTATAGTATATAATGTATAGTAGGCGTAATACAAAATAAGAAGAATAGATCTTTGAAAACAGCACGTTCGTTTTCAGCTGCATCTTGTTTATGTAAACAAATGAAACTTCATGATCCACCTCCATGTTGTCTTTGCATTACCTTCATGTTGTCTGGAGGGTCTCCTTGGCCTGCAGTggagcacacaaacaccaccagagACTCTGAGATCAAGCTGGCCTGTTAGATCAGAGGAAGCACCCATGGGTGCAGTGTTTGGTTTTTTGTACGTGATCCTGTATTCTGTAACAAATACCACAGACCATCACGGAGGTCTGGTTACGTGACTAGAAGAGCTGCCTCGATACGGACTCACTCACCACGTTATAGTCATCCAGAGGAAACACGCGAACCGGCAGCCGCCTCTTGCGCGCCTGTCGCCCGATCCTGTGGGCCGTGTCCTGGGCCGAACCCGTCTGACTCCCGTACAGGACCAGCACACCGGGCTCGGACATGACGACTGGGAAGCACAACGTGGGTCAAACTCCTGCTGGGGACGACGAGCTCAACACAAATGACACAGCGGAGGAACCGGGGCGGAGGAATGTAACGTTAGAGGAAAGTTAATAAGCGGCTACTCGCGCGCTGCTGACCTCGCGGTTATGACTTTGTGGCTAATCGTTGCTAGCGGGAATATTatattgtttctgtttgtgttgtttttttcctctacaaATGACATCACCACAGACAAACGGAGCTCGGTACTTACCGCTGTTGTCTCCAACGATATCCGTAAACACTAATTAAAAATGAGCATACACTTCCTCCAAGTGAGGCACGTAGCTCCTCATTCTAAACACCACCGCTACACTTTACGGCAACGCCGTTTCAAGCATAGATGTGTACACAAAGGCTACATGTCTCGTCCGCGTTGCCGGCCAATGGAGTCGAacgtccgcacatggcggccatcttgccaCAGAGAGCTCGCTCACCcacaacattgtgttggtagtgatacatgtactttttaaataaccataacttGCTAAAATTTCAACCGAGTTTTAAACgatttggtttgttataaaggTCGGGCATGTATTTATGACactggttatttaaaaagtacatgtacTGCTACCAGTGAGCGAGTTCACTGTACCAACATGGCCGCCATGTCCGGACGTTCTAGATTcctttatatatctatggttTCAAGTTGACGAGTTGATTGGCTCGCGCGATCATGCTGCATTTAAAGCCCCACAGAGAAAATCTAACATTTGAGATAGCGGACGTCCCTGTCAACAAAGCCACTAGTGCTTTCTAacagaaattgtatttttgagGTCAAATCATGATTTATTTCTCACTCACTGATTTCTGAAAATGTTGATTTATCAAaattaagataaaaaaataacaactttgttttgttttcttaagcGTGAATTGTGTGTTTAGATCTAAATACCCAGGGAGCGCCGCTTGGGATCTTCAGGAATCTGTCAATGCGTCTTTTAACGGTGGGCCGCTAAATCACCGTCCTGTCACTCCGTTCTGTCGTGGCATAAAGGGAAATCTAATTTATGTATGGTAAAACTTTATTTTAGTTCTTTCTATTTTCTGATGAATAATCAGTGCGGCTGGCACTAAGATGCACTTCCTAAAGCAAAGTTATATTATCATTACAGGAAGTGCTCAGTTGTAACTCAGCTGGTAGTGCAAGTCTTTGTTAAAACGGGTTTGATGAGCCACTTTGTCTTCAGTTTGTTAGTCAGATATATTGATTATATGCTATAAATTAGCATAGCCCAATAGCTCACTTCTGTTtagattacctttttttttacagggaaAGGACTTTAAAGGTAACATGGTCAATATGTTGGTTTCACATTTGGTTCAATAAACCCATACTTTTTGAAAACCCACGTGTCTTCATGCATACCAGCTCAGACCGTCACTCAACAGCAACTCCAGCTCCAGCAACACAAACTttaatacagtatatatatatttatatatatatcattttcaaCAGTCATATACAGTAAGTAAAGATAAAATTCCTGATACATGCTGGGATGTGAAAGTTAAGAGCACTTGATAGAGTATAATAGCATTAGTGATGGCTACAAACAGGTGGGTTGATGTTAGTTCATACATATGCATCACATACAGGGTTTCAAATAATAAATGGATCAGTAGATCAGAGACATGCAAGACAGGCTGGCTGACCCCTAACTGACCCCTAAGAGTCCAGACCTTATTTGGAGATATAGGAGTATGTGCTCAGCTTAAGCCCAATTAGGACACATGGTTGGACCTATTTTATTATCCGCTCTTGTGTCCAAATTGATTTGAGAAGGTGAGTCCACCAGTCCAGCCCCGTTCAGTCACATTTACTTTCATAAAGCGATGGGAATAACGCGAAAGACATTTAAGAAAAGAACGTTCGATATTAACGCATCAGAGGCTGAGACACCCTGATTTATAGCAAGCACCAAAATCACTAGATCCTGCGTTTCACACTAAACTGCTCCATAGTGCCTTAAATGAGTTGTTTTATAAACTTCATGCTCCTCTCTGTGATGACGCATGTAAAACATTACACAACTGAATCTGAGTAGGACTAATAATTGTAACCATACTATTTTTACTGTGATTGCTCTTACATAGTGCTCATgtacacatttctgtgtgtttcagaaTACAACAACACAttacagcgaggaggaggaggaggaactgggGTGTTTACAGCGGCTCATATTCCAAGTTCCAACCTCAAATTGTCTTGGATTCCAGTCAGCAGGGTGGAGGCTTGATTAGAGGGACCGATGTGCTCGAATGGAGGAGCAACCAGATGACGTTGCGTCAGTAACTTAGAATCAGTACCGTAAGTACCTGCTTTGTTAACATGAGTGTTGGACCAATATTACTTTGGCTGACTATACAGACAAAtgttgtataaaaaaaagaggttcCCAGGAAAAGGCACACATCAATTTAGGACCCACTATAAGGCAAAGAGCACAAAGATCCAAAGAGCGAGTGGCGTAGTCCGCTTTGCTCTTAATAAGTAATGCCAACA comes from the Gasterosteus aculeatus chromosome 14, fGasAcu3.hap1.1, whole genome shotgun sequence genome and includes:
- the ndor1 gene encoding NADPH-dependent diflavin oxidoreductase 1 isoform X1 — encoded protein: MSEPGVLVLYGSQTGSAQDTAHRIGRQARKRRLPVRVFPLDDYNVASLISESLVVFVCSTAGQGDPPDNMKIFWRFVFRKSLPASSLSRLDCAVLGLGDSSYPKFNFVAKKLHKRLVQLGARMLLPVGLSDDQHDLGSDAVIDPWLASFWQKVSALYPSLAGVIPMREDELLPPTYTFHFLDDVEEKTDDRLRIPTESTLPSQARPFPARLVSNRRVTDASHFQDVRLMEFDITASNIEFAAGDVVVMPPCNSPEDVQQLCQLLRLDPAAMFTLKATDCSVVPATLPQPCTIRHLVERHLDIAAVPRRSFFELLSTFASNETEKQKLLEFSSAGGQDELHSYCNRPRRTALEVLADFPHTTAEIKVHYLLDLFPTIQPRSFSIASSLQVHPHRLQILVAVVRYKTKMYKLRRGLCSTWLASLDPAQGDVFVPLWVKKGSLKFPKPKDTPVVMVGPGTGVAPFRSALQERMSEGKHANVLFFGCRSESKDFYFRSDWEDMMKTGHLTLFTAFSREQEEKVYVQDRVRENAAVLWDLIANKHACFYIAGNAKEMPTGVCDALKEVFQQQGGVSSEEASQMLETMERTGQIQRETWS
- the ndor1 gene encoding NADPH-dependent diflavin oxidoreductase 1 isoform X2; this encodes MKIFWRFVFRKSLPASSLSRLDCAVLGLGDSSYPKFNFVAKKLHKRLVQLGARMLLPVGLSDDQHDLGSDAVIDPWLASFWQKVSALYPSLAGVIPMREDELLPPTYTFHFLDDVEEKTDDRLRIPTESTLPSQARPFPARLVSNRRVTDASHFQDVRLMEFDITASNIEFAAGDVVVMPPCNSPEDVQQLCQLLRLDPAAMFTLKATDCSVVPATLPQPCTIRHLVERHLDIAAVPRRSFFELLSTFASNETEKQKLLEFSSAGGQDELHSYCNRPRRTALEVLADFPHTTAEIKVHYLLDLFPTIQPRSFSIASSLQVHPHRLQILVAVVRYKTKMYKLRRGLCSTWLASLDPAQGDVFVPLWVKKGSLKFPKPKDTPVVMVGPGTGVAPFRSALQERMSEGKHANVLFFGCRSESKDFYFRSDWEDMMKTGHLTLFTAFSREQEEKVYVQDRVRENAAVLWDLIANKHACFYIAGNAKEMPTGVCDALKEVFQQQGGVSSEEASQMLETMERTGQIQRETWS